One segment of bacterium DNA contains the following:
- a CDS encoding ferrous iron transport protein A, which translates to MKLDRLDNGDFAKVQWVGGWGPIRSRLLDMGFVKGEIVEVIRRAPINGPIEVSVKGAFLSLRPEEAQWIDVFPLSNHMHHRHFRGHHGVGGRHRFFHRLFGFQNENSDEVE; encoded by the coding sequence ATGAAACTCGATAGACTCGACAACGGAGATTTTGCCAAAGTTCAGTGGGTAGGCGGATGGGGGCCTATACGCTCAAGACTTCTTGATATGGGATTTGTAAAAGGTGAGATAGTCGAAGTCATACGCAGAGCGCCTATAAACGGGCCTATCGAAGTTAGTGTTAAGGGAGCGTTTCTATCTCTTCGCCCCGAAGAAGCGCAATGGATAGATGTCTTTCCCCTATCAAACCATATGCATCATCGCCACTTCAGGGGACACCATGGCGTTGGGGGAAGACACCGCTTCTTCCATAGATTATTTGGATTTCAAAATGAAAACAG